A region from the Brachyspira hampsonii genome encodes:
- the hisIE gene encoding bifunctional phosphoribosyl-AMP cyclohydrolase/phosphoribosyl-ATP diphosphatase HisIE — MSNTNQNKEKLKFDDKGLIPAIVIDYYTKEVLTLAYMNKESLEISIKEGKTCFYSRSRQELWRKGETSGNYQHIQSIKSDCDNDALVIEVIKDGPACHTGAESCFFNEIYSKEDYKDFSIDKLYELIKGRKINQTEGSYTTYLFNSGIDKILKKVGEECTEVIIGAKNESNKETIYELSDLLYHSLVLMVEKGITINDIKNELASRSIIDKKEKQKSMK, encoded by the coding sequence ATGAGCAATACAAATCAAAATAAAGAAAAATTAAAATTTGATGACAAAGGTTTAATACCTGCAATAGTTATAGATTATTATACAAAAGAAGTTTTAACTCTAGCCTACATGAACAAAGAAAGTCTTGAAATAAGCATCAAAGAAGGAAAAACTTGCTTCTATAGCAGAAGCAGACAAGAATTATGGAGAAAAGGAGAAACTTCTGGAAATTATCAGCATATACAATCAATAAAAAGCGACTGTGATAATGATGCTTTAGTTATAGAAGTTATTAAAGACGGACCTGCATGCCATACAGGTGCTGAATCCTGCTTTTTTAATGAAATATATTCAAAAGAAGATTACAAGGATTTTTCTATAGATAAACTTTATGAACTAATAAAAGGACGAAAAATTAACCAAACAGAAGGATCATACACAACTTATTTATTTAATAGCGGAATAGATAAAATATTAAAAAAAGTAGGCGAAGAATGCACAGAAGTTATAATAGGTGCTAAAAATGAATCCAATAAAGAAACTATATACGAATTATCTGATTTACTTTATCATAGCTTAGTTTTAATGGTAGAGAAAGGAATAACTATTAACGATATAAAAAATGAATTGGCAAGCAGATCAATAATAGATAAAAAAGAAAAACAAAAAAGCATGAAATAG
- a CDS encoding autotransporter outer membrane beta-barrel domain-containing protein produces MNIKKIIIFTSVLIFTSGTIINAQDYLKHSLGIDFGTTLFSMGTIPLITELIFKTQEGASGKFYDGKFGIRLTYNYTYLPKQSIDATLGFYAFDTHYSDYSEPVRNSAGDIIASAALNKFYNGSTIAIPASIGVRFYLNKNDTPSGFFLLPKVGMTTFIVNGKELRDDGTTRYKTTTVYDFYISGEMGFRIDLFSKTGSNWEVRPFIDISLLDIGYSFTPGIRLIPLPRLAIGISF; encoded by the coding sequence ATGAATATAAAGAAAATTATCATTTTTACATCTGTACTAATTTTTACATCAGGTACCATAATCAATGCTCAGGATTATTTAAAGCATTCTTTAGGAATAGATTTCGGTACTACATTATTTTCTATGGGTACTATACCGCTTATCACTGAACTAATATTCAAGACACAAGAAGGAGCAAGCGGTAAATTTTATGATGGTAAATTCGGAATAAGATTAACATATAATTACACTTATCTCCCTAAACAATCCATAGATGCCACTTTAGGTTTTTATGCTTTCGATACTCACTACAGTGATTATTCAGAACCTGTAAGAAATAGTGCCGGAGATATCATAGCCTCTGCTGCTCTAAATAAATTTTATAATGGAAGTACAATAGCTATACCTGCTTCTATAGGAGTAAGATTTTACTTAAATAAAAATGATACCCCTAGCGGATTTTTCCTCCTTCCTAAAGTTGGTATGACTACATTCATAGTGAATGGTAAAGAATTAAGAGATGACGGAACTACAAGATATAAAACTACTACTGTTTATGACTTTTATATATCCGGAGAAATGGGATTTAGAATAGATTTATTTTCTAAAACAGGCTCCAATTGGGAAGTTCGTCCGTTTATAGATATATCTTTGCTTGACATAGGTTATTCTTTTACACCGGGCATTAGATTAATACCGCTTCCTAGATTGGCTATAGGTATATCTTTTTAA
- a CDS encoding outer membrane protein, with product MKRLVIILLFFIVAFSSKNLSAAIFSGVYIAPKINFKHEALNKTNKLELGKLPFLEKNNYVGGGFAVGYDLFRKTRLVPLRLDIEYMFQGVIGKKNTWMQSIMASIYYDINIFFVKNNELDNLTTRALYSRIPNMSIYFGLSFGNRLYQMHYVYDDIGKAIITRSSFAFGINAGLVYNILDWFALDLGYRYLLGFGFNDAHEVLLGARFTIR from the coding sequence ATGAAACGATTAGTAATTATATTATTATTTTTTATTGTTGCTTTTTCTAGTAAAAACCTTTCTGCAGCAATTTTCTCAGGTGTTTATATAGCCCCTAAAATCAATTTTAAACATGAGGCTCTAAATAAAACAAATAAACTAGAACTAGGAAAACTTCCTTTTCTTGAAAAAAACAATTATGTAGGAGGAGGGTTTGCTGTAGGATATGATTTATTTAGAAAAACTAGATTAGTGCCTTTAAGACTTGATATAGAATATATGTTTCAGGGAGTAATTGGTAAAAAAAACACTTGGATGCAAAGCATAATGGCAAGTATATATTATGATATAAATATATTTTTTGTGAAAAACAATGAATTAGATAATCTCACTACAAGAGCTCTTTACAGCAGAATTCCTAATATGAGCATATATTTTGGATTATCTTTTGGCAACAGATTATATCAAATGCATTATGTTTATGATGATATAGGAAAAGCTATTATTACTAGAAGTTCTTTTGCATTTGGAATTAATGCAGGTTTAGTTTATAATATACTTGATTGGTTTGCTTTGGATTTAGGATATAGATATTTATTAGGTTTTGGTTTTAATGATGCTCATGAGGTGCTTCTTGGGGCTAGATTTACAATAAGGTAA
- a CDS encoding OmpA family protein: MINKILPLIFLLIFTVSCSTNDKHVVVLAFSKQLHAVLYNDNSQATKTASKTYIQEDNIKTIADSIKEEDDIKIMADSVNENGTNNQPIEKENLTNNDVIEKENTQTIKQTEVIKQDDNEILVTANIIEFDFDSYKLKDEYDEGINEIYKYLDKNKNINLIIEGHSDSIGDSNYNIYLSENRAKAIFDKLVDKGIDKERLRYIGYGAVHSSEYNDKDRKCQFVIINNSDEEEEYKKENETDIIKLKQQ; this comes from the coding sequence ATGATAAATAAAATTTTACCTTTAATATTTTTATTAATTTTTACAGTTTCATGTTCTACTAATGATAAGCATGTTGTAGTATTAGCTTTCAGTAAACAGCTTCATGCTGTGCTTTATAATGATAATAGTCAGGCTACAAAAACTGCATCAAAAACTTATATACAAGAAGATAACATAAAAACTATAGCTGATTCTATAAAAGAAGAAGATGACATAAAAATAATGGCTGATTCAGTAAATGAAAATGGTACAAATAATCAGCCAATAGAAAAAGAAAATCTTACAAATAATGATGTTATTGAAAAAGAAAATACACAAACTATAAAACAAACCGAAGTCATAAAACAAGATGATAATGAAATACTTGTTACTGCAAATATAATAGAATTTGATTTTGATTCTTATAAATTAAAAGATGAATATGATGAAGGTATAAATGAAATTTATAAATATTTAGATAAGAATAAAAATATAAATCTTATTATAGAAGGACATAGCGACAGCATCGGAGATTCAAATTATAATATATATCTATCTGAAAACAGAGCAAAAGCTATATTTGATAAACTAGTTGATAAAGGAATAGATAAAGAAAGACTTAGATATATAGGATATGGTGCTGTTCATTCATCTGAATATAATGATAAAGACAGAAAATGCCAATTTGTAATAATAAATAATTCCGATGAAGAAGAAGAATATAAAAAAGAAAATGAAACTGATATTATTAAATTAAAACAGCAATAA
- a CDS encoding motility associated factor glycosyltransferase family protein, translating to MNDTIFTKNIELLNKNKYNFRAVKKLIEYNTKNSKYQLKQAKNNLFAVIYNNKPLTSLYNPMEEAKRLISQFITNNNEHIGIFLSIASFFHIEYFLSLNEHNKAIIIEKDIEIVKLILSNLKLSNENILKNIILILNEDLETILAFFNFYMNDNDSKKIVYIRHVRASNIDNETREYYDNINISLANSIKEKLMSLTSNYYFAPIWTRNILYNMHFNEGYSIKTFCNILKKEIPILFVSAGASADDYIENIKELSKTHFVIVLSHAFNTLIKNNIKPDAVVSTDGGFYSSIHLKELLKKENQNINIFTTHTAYPFPLTHIENKRIFYFSHDESFEKILYPINDDNNNNIYFYMEGSVIMPALRIAYMLNPKYILLAGCDFCHIDDKTHSKYSNASAHDYINSSKLKTFESSKYKRLNDNQKVKCYDNVYRNTSSALLSYKNHFESLIQEISEITDIFTLTIQSAFIKNVKIYNHSNSNSNNKNIEIKKYLKENIDKEKLLKEIDEFIKNINSENIDKNNLNNNIKNIAYIISPWHVEKFEKSVISYEEIKNYMNKWYNDIKSLIY from the coding sequence ATGAATGATACTATATTCACTAAAAATATAGAGCTTTTAAATAAAAATAAATATAATTTCAGAGCTGTAAAGAAATTAATAGAATATAATACCAAAAATAGTAAATACCAATTAAAACAGGCAAAAAATAATTTATTCGCTGTTATATATAATAATAAGCCTTTAACTTCTCTATATAATCCTATGGAAGAAGCTAAAAGATTAATATCGCAATTTATAACAAACAATAATGAACATATAGGAATATTTTTATCTATTGCTTCATTCTTTCATATAGAATATTTCTTATCTTTAAATGAACATAATAAAGCAATCATAATAGAAAAAGACATAGAAATAGTTAAACTCATTCTATCAAATTTAAAACTTTCAAATGAAAATATATTAAAAAACATAATACTTATTTTAAATGAAGATTTAGAAACAATATTGGCATTCTTTAATTTTTATATGAATGATAATGATTCAAAAAAAATAGTTTATATAAGACATGTAAGAGCTTCAAATATAGATAATGAAACAAGAGAATATTATGATAATATTAATATATCACTTGCAAACTCTATCAAAGAAAAATTAATGTCATTAACTTCTAATTATTATTTTGCTCCTATATGGACTAGAAACATATTGTATAATATGCATTTCAATGAAGGATATTCTATAAAAACATTCTGCAATATCTTAAAAAAAGAAATACCTATTTTATTTGTATCTGCCGGAGCTTCTGCTGATGACTATATAGAAAATATTAAAGAACTATCGAAAACTCATTTTGTTATAGTTTTATCACATGCTTTTAATACTTTAATAAAAAATAATATAAAACCTGATGCCGTTGTATCAACAGACGGAGGTTTTTATTCTTCAATACATTTAAAAGAACTTCTTAAAAAAGAAAATCAAAACATAAATATATTCACTACACATACAGCATATCCTTTTCCTCTTACTCATATAGAAAATAAAAGAATATTCTATTTTTCACATGATGAAAGTTTTGAAAAGATACTATATCCTATAAATGATGATAACAATAATAATATATACTTCTATATGGAAGGAAGCGTTATAATGCCTGCTTTAAGAATAGCATATATGCTTAATCCTAAATATATATTGCTTGCAGGATGTGATTTTTGTCATATTGATGATAAAACACATTCTAAATATTCAAATGCATCTGCCCATGATTATATTAACAGCAGTAAATTAAAAACTTTTGAATCTTCCAAATATAAAAGACTTAATGATAATCAAAAAGTAAAATGCTATGACAATGTTTATAGAAATACTTCTTCAGCACTTTTGAGTTATAAAAATCATTTTGAATCTTTAATACAAGAGATTTCTGAAATTACAGATATTTTTACTTTGACTATTCAATCAGCATTCATAAAAAATGTAAAAATATACAATCATAGCAATTCAAATTCTAATAATAAAAATATAGAAATTAAAAAATATTTAAAAGAAAATATAGACAAAGAAAAACTATTAAAAGAAATAGATGAATTTATAAAAAATATTAATAGCGAAAATATAGATAAAAATAATTTAAATAACAATATTAAAAATATTGCTTACATAATATCACCTTGGCATGTTGAGAAATTTGAAAAGTCTGTTATTAGCTATGAAGAGATTAAAAATTATATGAATAAATGGTATAATGATATAAAATCACTTATTTATTAA
- a CDS encoding M15 family metallopeptidase, with the protein MTVLQYVLVIATILVVLALISFIIKAGSKYKVFTIALMTIIVSSISAVGIIYINNTKDIISSSDIKQIQLEEEKKRIRKDIIIRPGAIETIALHLAYSNRISPPTIKNRELGFYLDGIWFNWANGKLLTDEDMTNQDNYIPFGFYSYTVDGMPEVQKETPERTKELQEYYKKRVNNTKYINNKFLDTLYDGTSERSMVKHISTKSILGYKVRVHDYVYEPLSNVSVEVKLIAQTNQEVENFLDSLKIVSGYVWKIISKSASRSYHSYGVAFDTLPKKNNGKQIYWAWTRVNNKAWYAVPYNKRWHPPKEVVKVFEKYGFIWGGKWHNYDTIHFEYRPELIIYNKIKNDEDATYELIEKYGIF; encoded by the coding sequence ATGACCGTTTTACAATATGTTTTAGTAATAGCAACAATACTAGTAGTACTTGCCTTAATAAGTTTTATAATAAAAGCAGGATCTAAATATAAGGTATTTACAATAGCACTTATGACAATAATTGTATCCTCTATATCAGCTGTAGGAATCATATATATAAATAACACCAAAGATATAATATCTAGCTCTGATATAAAGCAGATTCAGCTTGAAGAGGAGAAAAAGAGAATAAGAAAAGATATAATAATAAGACCTGGAGCAATAGAAACTATAGCACTTCATTTAGCATATTCAAACAGAATATCGCCTCCAACTATAAAAAATAGAGAATTAGGATTTTATTTAGATGGGATATGGTTTAATTGGGCTAATGGAAAACTTCTAACTGATGAAGATATGACTAATCAGGATAATTATATACCTTTCGGATTCTACTCTTATACTGTAGACGGAATGCCTGAGGTGCAGAAAGAAACTCCGGAAAGAACTAAAGAACTTCAGGAATACTATAAAAAAAGGGTAAATAATACTAAATATATTAATAATAAATTCTTAGATACTCTTTATGACGGAACTAGTGAAAGGAGTATGGTAAAACATATAAGCACCAAAAGTATATTAGGCTATAAAGTAAGAGTTCATGACTATGTATATGAACCGCTTTCAAATGTAAGTGTAGAAGTAAAACTTATAGCACAGACTAATCAGGAAGTAGAAAATTTTCTTGATTCTTTAAAAATAGTAAGCGGATATGTTTGGAAAATAATTTCAAAAAGTGCAAGCAGAAGCTATCATAGTTATGGGGTTGCTTTTGATACTTTACCTAAGAAAAATAACGGTAAGCAAATATATTGGGCTTGGACTAGAGTTAATAATAAAGCATGGTATGCTGTGCCTTATAATAAAAGATGGCATCCGCCAAAAGAAGTTGTTAAAGTTTTTGAAAAGTATGGATTTATATGGGGCGGCAAATGGCATAATTATGATACAATACATTTTGAGTACAGACCTGAACTCATTATATACAATAAAATTAAAAATGATGAAGATGCTACATACGAACTTATAGAGAAGTACGGCATATTCTGA
- the flgN gene encoding flagellar export chaperone FlgN produces MFNLYEELTKIEILLSKEIEVYKIILEDEEKKVNSIINTRLQDIHLYCDHQNEKMTEANELRKMRENVIDLIVLNKFPHLSETATLSDIIRRIPLNKTARISALRLELVTLMARLKHLNKLAPKLFDEALDLFANMKEVLNESKKVGYNNKGKEHVVNRKLSVLVNKQV; encoded by the coding sequence ATGTTTAACTTATACGAAGAGCTTACAAAAATCGAAATACTTTTATCAAAAGAAATAGAAGTATATAAAATAATATTAGAGGATGAAGAGAAAAAAGTTAATTCTATAATTAATACAAGATTGCAGGATATACATTTATACTGTGATCATCAGAATGAGAAAATGACAGAAGCTAATGAGCTTAGAAAAATGAGAGAAAATGTAATAGACTTAATAGTATTGAATAAATTCCCTCATTTATCAGAAACAGCAACATTATCTGATATTATTAGAAGAATACCATTAAATAAAACAGCTAGAATATCAGCACTTCGTCTTGAATTAGTTACTCTAATGGCTAGATTAAAACATTTAAATAAATTAGCTCCTAAACTTTTTGATGAAGCTTTAGATTTATTTGCAAATATGAAAGAAGTGTTGAATGAAAGTAAAAAAGTAGGCTATAACAATAAAGGCAAAGAGCATGTTGTTAATAGGAAATTATCAGTATTAGTAAATAAGCAAGTTTAA
- the argF gene encoding ornithine carbamoyltransferase — MKKVNLSGRHFINLEDFTSEELSALIDYTFELKSKVRNREEIDIMKNRTMVMYFSKPSLRTRLSFEIGMKKLGGDAFVLKQDEIILGQRESIEDSSNVISRYCDLIMIRTFAHSDVEDFAKYSKVPVINALTDLSHPCQVMADLFTMKEHFGKLKGLTLSYIGDGNNVCNSLLTGCTSLGVNIKVGVPKGYEPDAKTTEIAKKIAKENGCTVDIVNDVKEAVSGSDVVYTDVWASMGQESEKEKRLNVFKGFTLTKELFALANKGAIALHCLPAHKGEEISEEVFNMNSQYIYEEAENRMHTQMAIMSSIVKE, encoded by the coding sequence ATGAAAAAAGTTAATTTATCTGGAAGACATTTTATTAATTTGGAAGATTTTACAAGCGAAGAATTATCAGCATTGATTGATTATACCTTCGAGTTAAAATCAAAAGTTAGGAATAGAGAAGAAATAGATATAATGAAAAATAGGACTATGGTGATGTATTTTTCAAAACCTAGTTTGAGGACTCGTTTAAGTTTTGAAATAGGAATGAAAAAATTAGGCGGAGATGCTTTTGTATTAAAACAAGATGAGATTATATTAGGACAGAGAGAAAGTATAGAAGATAGTTCTAATGTTATTTCAAGATACTGCGATTTAATTATGATTAGAACTTTTGCTCATAGCGATGTTGAGGATTTTGCTAAATATTCAAAGGTTCCTGTTATAAATGCTTTGACAGATCTTTCGCATCCTTGTCAGGTTATGGCTGATTTATTTACTATGAAAGAGCATTTCGGTAAATTGAAAGGTTTAACATTATCATATATAGGCGACGGTAATAATGTATGCAATAGTCTTTTAACAGGCTGTACATCTTTAGGCGTTAATATCAAAGTAGGAGTTCCTAAGGGTTATGAACCTGATGCTAAAACTACAGAAATAGCCAAAAAAATAGCTAAAGAAAATGGCTGTACTGTTGATATTGTTAATGATGTAAAAGAGGCTGTAAGCGGCAGCGATGTAGTTTATACTGATGTATGGGCTTCTATGGGTCAGGAGAGTGAAAAAGAAAAAAGACTTAATGTATTTAAAGGCTTTACTCTCACTAAAGAATTATTTGCTCTTGCTAATAAAGGTGCTATAGCTTTACATTGTTTACCTGCTCATAAAGGCGAGGAGATTAGCGAAGAAGTATTCAATATGAATTCTCAGTATATTTATGAAGAAGCAGAAAACAGAATGCATACCCAAATGGCTATAATGAGCAGTATAGTAAAAGAATAA
- a CDS encoding argininosuccinate synthase gives MKKKLVLAYSGGLDTTVIIPWLKENYDYDVIAVCVDVGQGTETDGLEERALKTGAVKYRLVKCEDEFVTDYIYPIVKAEATYEDKYLLGTSAARPLIAKKLVEVALEEGATAIAHGATGKGNDQVRFELTVKALAPNFEIIAPWRKWDISSREEEIKYLEDRNIEVPMKKDDSYSRDKNLWHLSHEGLELEDPANMPNYERLLKLSNTIENAPNEGQFVELEFEKGIPTKVDGKTFSPSDLVKYLNEIGGKHAVGIVDLLENRVVGIKCRGVYETPGGTILYAAHREIEHLCLDRETLYFKHIVSHKLTDLVYSGRWFTPLREALSAFIDSTQETVTGKVKLKLYKGNIIPAGVTSPYSLYNQSLASFTTGELYDHHDAQGFITLFGLPLKVNALMKEQVKKMGLK, from the coding sequence ATGAAAAAAAAATTAGTATTAGCCTATTCAGGCGGTTTGGACACTACAGTTATAATACCATGGCTTAAAGAAAATTATGATTATGATGTAATAGCTGTTTGTGTGGATGTTGGTCAAGGTACAGAAACTGACGGCTTAGAAGAAAGAGCTTTAAAAACAGGAGCTGTAAAATACAGATTAGTAAAATGCGAAGATGAGTTCGTTACAGATTATATTTATCCTATAGTTAAAGCTGAAGCTACTTATGAAGATAAATATTTACTTGGTACTTCTGCTGCAAGACCTTTAATAGCTAAAAAATTAGTAGAAGTTGCTTTAGAAGAAGGTGCTACTGCTATAGCACATGGAGCTACAGGAAAAGGTAATGACCAAGTAAGATTTGAATTAACAGTTAAGGCATTAGCTCCTAATTTTGAAATTATTGCTCCTTGGAGAAAATGGGATATATCTTCAAGAGAAGAAGAAATTAAATATTTGGAAGACAGAAATATAGAAGTTCCTATGAAAAAAGATGATTCTTATTCAAGAGATAAGAACCTTTGGCATTTATCACATGAGGGATTAGAGCTTGAAGATCCTGCTAATATGCCTAATTATGAAAGACTTCTTAAATTATCAAATACTATAGAGAATGCTCCTAATGAAGGACAATTTGTAGAATTAGAATTTGAAAAAGGAATACCTACTAAAGTAGACGGAAAAACTTTCTCTCCTTCTGATTTAGTTAAATATTTAAATGAAATAGGCGGAAAGCATGCTGTTGGTATAGTTGATTTATTAGAAAACAGAGTAGTAGGAATAAAATGCCGCGGTGTATATGAAACTCCGGGAGGTACTATTCTTTATGCTGCTCATAGAGAAATTGAACATTTATGTTTAGACAGAGAAACATTATATTTTAAACATATAGTTTCTCATAAATTAACTGACCTTGTATATAGCGGAAGATGGTTTACTCCTTTAAGAGAGGCTTTAAGTGCATTTATTGACAGCACTCAAGAAACTGTAACAGGTAAAGTAAAATTAAAATTATATAAAGGAAATATTATACCTGCAGGAGTAACTTCTCCTTATTCTCTTTATAATCAAAGTTTGGCTAGCTTTACTACAGGCGAATTATATGATCATCATGATGCTCAGGGATTTATTACATTATTCGGTTTGCCTTTAAAAGTTAATGCTTTGATGAAAGAGCAAGTGAAAAAAATGGGGTTAAAATAA
- the argH gene encoding argininosuccinate lyase, whose translation MKEKLWGGRFSKELNKEANDFNSSLAFDCKMYREDILGSIAHAKMLGECSIIPLDESVTIINALKQILDDIDNNKLQFDFELEDIHTQVERWLIDRIGEIGKKVHTGRSRNDQVALDLRMYLKNKVENIKSLILDLISTLVSIQKEHTKTYMSGYTHLQRAQVITFAHYLGAYVEMFKRDFDRLADAYKRIDVMPLGAGALACSTYNIDNKKTAETLNFKNVMLNSLDAVSDRDFVIEVESVLSIIMMHLSRFSEELILYSTSEFKFVEFDDEFTTGSSLMPQKKNPDILELIRGKTGRVYGNLFSILTVMKSLPLAYNKDMQEDKEGIFDSLDNVKNCLSILPNVLKTMKVNKENMLNSVNEGFLNATEVADYLVRKGMPFRDAHGVSGRLVVYSIKNNKNLSTLSIEEYKKESDLFEDDIYACITPEAQVSNKTMIGSPSESAIMEVIKINEEWIKSNSK comes from the coding sequence ATGAAAGAAAAATTATGGGGGGGACGCTTTTCTAAAGAACTTAACAAAGAAGCTAATGATTTTAATTCTTCATTGGCTTTCGACTGTAAGATGTACAGAGAGGATATACTTGGAAGCATAGCACATGCAAAAATGCTTGGTGAATGCTCTATTATTCCTCTCGATGAAAGCGTAACTATAATAAATGCTCTAAAGCAAATTTTAGATGATATTGATAATAATAAACTTCAATTTGATTTTGAATTAGAAGATATTCACACACAAGTTGAAAGATGGCTTATTGATAGAATAGGTGAAATAGGAAAAAAAGTTCATACAGGAAGAAGCAGAAATGATCAGGTGGCACTTGATTTAAGAATGTATTTAAAAAACAAAGTAGAAAATATTAAATCTTTGATATTAGATTTAATTTCTACATTGGTAAGCATTCAAAAAGAGCATACAAAAACCTATATGAGCGGATATACTCATCTTCAAAGGGCACAGGTTATAACATTTGCTCATTATTTAGGGGCTTATGTTGAGATGTTTAAAAGAGATTTTGACAGATTGGCCGATGCCTACAAAAGAATAGATGTTATGCCTTTAGGTGCAGGAGCTTTGGCTTGTTCTACATACAATATAGACAATAAAAAGACTGCTGAAACTCTAAACTTCAAGAATGTTATGCTTAACTCATTAGATGCTGTATCTGACAGGGATTTTGTTATTGAAGTAGAATCTGTTTTATCAATAATAATGATGCATTTAAGCCGTTTTTCTGAGGAGCTTATATTATATTCTACTTCTGAGTTTAAATTTGTAGAGTTTGATGATGAGTTTACCACAGGCTCTAGCCTTATGCCCCAAAAGAAAAATCCAGATATACTCGAGCTTATTCGAGGAAAAACAGGAAGGGTGTATGGTAATTTATTTTCTATATTAACAGTGATGAAGTCTTTGCCTTTAGCATACAACAAAGATATGCAGGAGGATAAAGAGGGTATATTTGATTCATTGGATAATGTGAAAAACTGTTTATCAATACTTCCTAATGTATTAAAAACTATGAAAGTTAATAAAGAAAATATGCTTAATTCTGTTAATGAAGGTTTTTTGAATGCTACTGAGGTTGCTGATTATCTTGTAAGAAAGGGTATGCCTTTTAGAGATGCACATGGTGTTTCAGGTCGTCTTGTTGTATACTCAATAAAAAACAACAAAAATCTTTCTACTCTTTCAATAGAAGAATATAAAAAAGAGTCAGATTTATTTGAAGACGATATCTACGCTTGTATAACTCCAGAGGCTCAGGTTTCAAACAAAACAATGATTGGAAGTCCTAGTGAGAGTGCTATTATGGAAGTAATAAAGATAAATGAAGAGTGGATCAAATCAAATAGTAAATAA
- a CDS encoding PepSY-like domain-containing protein — protein MTNSLNLFIKITPSKLPENIRRFIASNYSKAKIVYIDIRKEQYEIKLNNGIYINFDKNRAWNYISSDDKLSENILPKNIAGKIKNIMKKYNNAYIFEVSKRIEFYKIRLTNSLEICIRNNGQLIMA, from the coding sequence ATGACTAACAGCTTAAACCTTTTTATTAAAATTACACCTAGCAAATTACCTGAAAATATTAGAAGATTTATCGCTTCTAATTACAGCAAAGCTAAAATCGTTTATATTGACATAAGAAAAGAACAATATGAGATTAAATTAAATAATGGAATTTATATCAATTTCGATAAAAACCGAGCTTGGAATTATATAAGCAGTGATGACAAATTATCTGAAAATATACTTCCGAAAAATATAGCAGGTAAAATAAAAAACATAATGAAAAAATATAATAATGCTTATATTTTTGAAGTTAGCAAAAGAATAGAATTCTATAAAATAAGATTGACTAATTCTTTGGAAATATGCATAAGAAATAACGGACAATTAATAATGGCGTAA